DNA from Geobacillus vulcani PSS1:
GAAATGTAATAGCCGATGAGCGGATAAAGCGTCGCCCCCGAGACAAACATAAAGGCAAACATGAGCGGATAGCCGACCGCTTTTTTGCTGCGGGCGAAGATCATCACCAAAAGCAAAATGAGTTCAAGCGCATAAAGCGGCAAATAAAGGCCGGCCGGCACCCATTGCCCGGCGTACAGCCCCGCCGTCGCAACGGCCAACGCCGCGAGAAATGAAACCGCCAACTTCGCCACCGGGCTGTGCGGACGATAAACGGTCGAATGATTCATGGCAACCCCCTCCTTTTTCTTTCTAGTTTAACATATTTTTGTTTCTTGTCACAGTCCCCTCTTTTTTTCGCTGCCATAGCCATCGCGCCATCCTTATCCGCCGTGCCGCATTGGCCAACGTTCGATCCGTTGAAACCAGCGGGTCGCGAACAGTTTTTTCAGCACTGGCGGGACGACGAACAGGATGAAGAAAATGCGGAACATTTGGTAGCTCGTCACGATCGCAAGGCTCGCGCGCGCTTCCTGCGCCAAAATCCCCATCTGATCCATGCCGCCCGGCGCCAAAGCGATGAAAGCGGTCAAATAAGGGACGCCGTGCCAGCTTGTCAGCACAAACGCGGAAGCCATAGAAAACAAAATAAGGAAAAAACCGGTGGCAGCCGCCGCAAGCATCATGTTCCGTTTCTCCTTCATATCAGCCGGCTTAAGCGCTAAACCGAGATACGCCCCCATCGTAATTTGCGCGATGTCCAATATCGGCGCCGGCAAGTTCGGCGCCGGCACCCCAGCGATCACCAGCGCCGCCGTCCCGATGATCGGACCAAGCAAATACGCGGTCGGCAGTTTTAGGCGCTTGCCAACTAGTGCGCCAGCAACGGTAACGATGAAATACAATAAAGCAAGGCCCACCGTCCAATCCGGCCCTCGCTCGGTTCCAGCATCCACAGCCGCTCCGGAGCTGCCGGAAAACATCGGGCCTAAAGCGATGAGCGGAACAAGAAAGACAACGCCCATAAGGCGCATCACTTGAAAGAGCGTAACGACCGTTATGTCGACTCCTTTTAGCTCTTCGCCGAGAACGAGCATTTGCGACAACCCGCCGGGGATGCTGCCGGTGACGATCGAGCGGAGCGGAATGCCGGTTATGCGCGCCGCCGCACAAGACAGCAGAAAGCTAAACAATAAAATCAACACTGTCACCAACAACATTGACGGCAGCTGTCGGCCCATCTCGGCGAGCGTCGCCGCCGTCATCGATGTGCCAAGCGTATAGCCGATCGGGATGAGCCCGGCGTTGCGAATCGCCATCGGCCAATACAGCTTTCCTTTCAAAAAACGCTCCGCTATAAGCAACACCGCCGCCGGACCAAGCACCCAGTGAAGCGGGACGCGCAAAAGAGCAAATCCGATGCCGCCTGACGCTGCAATGACAAACGTCAAGGCGATGTGCATCAGGTTGTTCTTCCCTTGTTGTCCTTCCGGAGCCAAATGGAACACTTCCCTCCGCCTTTAGTGAACGACTCGTATCGGTCCTTTCTGCGTGTAGATGGCAGCGATTGGGCAAACAAGGACGGCACGATCGTTGATGATCCGTTTTCGGCAAACTAAGAAACGCCAAACAAAAACAGGGGCTGATCCAAAAAGGCGTCTGCCTTGAAGATCAGCCCAATATATCGTGCGGCAGAAACAGTCAATACGCATGATAACGGTGAAAGAGGGTGTCCCGCTCCTTTTGAGACACCCTTATTCTTCCCTTGCCCACGAACGGCAAGGAAATGTGCCGTCATCTTTTGCGCCATTCGCTTAATCGGCAAATAAATCGGATGACAAATACCGTTCGCCGGAGTCCGGCGCCATGCAAAGAACGCGGGCGCCTTTCGGGAGCTGCTCGGCCACTTTGATGGCGTAATAGGCGCTGGCCGCGGCCGAAGCACCGACCAAAATGCCTTCCTTCGCCGCCAGTTTGCGCGCCATCTGCTGGGCATCCTCATCTTTGATCAAAAAAATGTCATCATAAATCGAGCGGTTTAAAATTTTCGGGATAAACCCCGGACCCGTGCCGGGAATTTTGTGCGGCCCCGGCTTGCCGCCCGACAAGACGGGCGAGCCGTACGGTTCAACGACATAAATGCGCAAATTCGGGATCCGCTTTTTCAATTCTTCTCCCGTTCCCGTCACCGTTCCCCCGGTGCCGGCGGTGAGCACGAACGCATCGAGCCGCCCATCGAACGCTTCGTAAATTTCCACCGCCGTCGTATGCCGATGCGCGTCCGGGTTGGCCGGGTTTTCAAACTGCATCGGGATGAAGCTGTCAGGGATCTCGCGGGCGAGCCGGTTCGCCTCATCGATCGCCCCTTGCATTCGTTTCTCCGCCGGCGTCAAATAGACTTCGGCCCCGTACGCCTTTAAAATTTTCACCCGCTCGAC
Protein-coding regions in this window:
- a CDS encoding AbrB family transcriptional regulator, whose product is MHIALTFVIAASGGIGFALLRVPLHWVLGPAAVLLIAERFLKGKLYWPMAIRNAGLIPIGYTLGTSMTAATLAEMGRQLPSMLLVTVLILLFSFLLSCAAARITGIPLRSIVTGSIPGGLSQMLVLGEELKGVDITVVTLFQVMRLMGVVFLVPLIALGPMFSGSSGAAVDAGTERGPDWTVGLALLYFIVTVAGALVGKRLKLPTAYLLGPIIGTAALVIAGVPAPNLPAPILDIAQITMGAYLGLALKPADMKEKRNMMLAAAATGFFLILFSMASAFVLTSWHGVPYLTAFIALAPGGMDQMGILAQEARASLAIVTSYQMFRIFFILFVVPPVLKKLFATRWFQRIERWPMRHGG
- the cysK gene encoding cysteine synthase A; the protein is MKLYDSILDLIGGTPIVKLRRLPDPNGADVYMKLESFNPGGSVKDRPAWEMIRRAEAEGKIAPGKSTIIEPTSGNTGIGLAMVCAARGYRCIITMPDNATVERVKILKAYGAEVYLTPAEKRMQGAIDEANRLAREIPDSFIPMQFENPANPDAHRHTTAVEIYEAFDGRLDAFVLTAGTGGTVTGTGEELKKRIPNLRIYVVEPYGSPVLSGGKPGPHKIPGTGPGFIPKILNRSIYDDIFLIKDEDAQQMARKLAAKEGILVGASAAASAYYAIKVAEQLPKGARVLCMAPDSGERYLSSDLFAD